In Chroicocephalus ridibundus unplaced genomic scaffold, bChrRid1.1 SCAFFOLD_785, whole genome shotgun sequence, a single genomic region encodes these proteins:
- the LOC134509356 gene encoding SCO-spondin-like, protein CRCPPGLFLQAGGCVGAGGCRCHLPGGQRGPGEAFAWGCRRCVCQAGTVTCQDVACAVACGWSAWSPWTPCRGGCGAGTQERFRSPTNPAAAGGGAPCAGAARETRECHQPCDTEPGWGAWTAWAACSASCGAGEQSRRRHCASPARGARNCTGPHLQTRHCSTQPCRARCPSAMVYRTAEECLEAGGPCPRLCRDREAGAECASLCRAGCACPPGLLLHNGTCLAPHRCPCHHRGRLYQPGDAVALDACNNWWGDGVAGATRPRVSPPQPPPVPLTRPVSGSTCSAGAMVCGNETCP, encoded by the exons ggTGCCGGTGCCCCCCGGGGCTGTTCCTGCAGgcgggggggtgcgtgggggccggggggtgtcGGTGTCACCTccccgggggacagcggggacccgGCGAGGCCTTCGCCTGGGGCTGCCGCCGGTG CGTGTGCCAGGCCGGGACGGTGACGTGCCAGGACGTGGCCTGCGCCGTGGCCTGCGGCTGGTCGGCCTGGTCGCCGTGGACCCCCTGCCGCGGCGGCTGCGGCGCGGGCACGCAGGAGAGGTTCAG GTCACCCACCAacccggcggcggccggcggcggagccccctGTGCCGGGGCGGCCCGGGAGACGCGGGAGTGCCACCAGCCCTGCGACACCG AGCCCGGCTGGGGCGCCTGGACGGCGTGGGCCGCCTGTTCGGCTAGCTGCGGCGCGGGGGAGCAGAGCCGGCGTCGCCACTGTGCCAGCCCGGCCCGCGGCGCCCGCAACTGCACCGGGCCCCACCTCCAGACCCGCcactgcagcacccagccctgccgag CGCGGTGCCCGTCGGCCATGGTTTACCGGACGGCGGAGGAATGCCTTGAGGCCGGGGGGCCTTGCCCGCGGCTGTGCCGGGACCGCGAGGCGGGCGCGGAGTGTGCCAGCCTGTGCCGCGCCGGCTGCGCCTGCccgccggggctgctgctgcacaACGGCACCTGCCTGGCACCCCACCGCTGCCCCTGCCACCACCGCGGCCGCCTCTACCAGCCCGGGGACGCCGTGGCCCTCGACGCCTGCAATAACTGGTGGGGTGACGGCGTCGCCGGCGCCACCCGCCcccgggtgtcccccccccagccgccccccgtccccctcACCCGCCCCGTCTCTGGCAGCACCTGCAGCGCCGGGGCCATGGTGTGCGGCAACGAGACCTGCCCAG